The DNA segment CTCGACATGGTGATGGGCCTCCCCATCAAGGTTTCCACCGCCACCAGCAACTTCATGATCGGGGTGACGGCGGCCGCGTCTGCGAGCGTCTACTTTGCCCGGGGCGACATCCGGCCGGACCTGGCTGCGCCCGTGGCCCTGGGAGTGCTTGCCGGCGCCTGGGTGGGCAGCAAGCTCCTGCCCCACCTGCCGGGGAAGGCGATCCGGTATCTCTTCATCCCGCTCCTCATCTACATGGCCGTGGAGATGCTCCGTCAGGGGGTGATGTCGTGAACGAGGCTCGAAGCCACGTGAACCCGCTGCGGCCCAGGGAGCTCGACCCGGTGCTGGAAGGCGGGGGGGTGCCCGCGGGATCCGAAGGGCAGCCCGAGCCGGCGAACCGCGGCGGGGCCGAGGCCGGCACCGACGACCTGGCCGCCATGGAGACATGGATCAGCCGGTTGCTGCAACTGGGCGTCCTGGCCAGCGCCGCGGTCATTGCCCTGGGGGTGATCCTCTGGGCGGCCACGGGGGAGACCGGCTATGCGCCCGGCACCTACCCGCTGGGTTTCGGTTCCATCCTGGCCGGCGTGCTCGCGGGGCGGCCGCTGGCCGTGATCCAGGTGGGGCTCGTCCTCCTGGTGCTCACGCCCATCTTTCGCGTGGGGGCGGCCGTCCTCCTCTTCCACCGCCAGGGAGATCGGGCCTACACCCTCATCACCTTGGCCGTCTTCCTGATGCTGGCGGCCACGTTTCTGGCGGGAGGGGGCGGGGGATGACGTCCCCGGGCGGCCGGGGGCGCTCCGCCGCCACCCCTGGGTCGCGGCGGGGAGAGGCGCGGCTGCCCGAGGGAACGCTCCTGGCCCGGGGCGGCGCCGTTCCGCTCCACCACCAGCTCCGGCTGGCCCTCCAGCGCCTGATCGAGGAGGGCGTCTGGAAGCCGAACGAGCGGCTGCCCGGCGAGCGGGCGCTCACCCAACGGTTCGGCCTCAGCCGGGCCACGGTGCGTCAGGCCCTGCAAGAGATGACCGCCGCGGGACTCCTTGTGAAACGCCACGGCAGCGGCACCTACGTGGCCCCACGGCGGCTGGAGGAGACCCTGGCGGTCCTGAAGGGCTTCGCCGAGGAGCTGGTGGACCAGGGGCTCGCCCCGCGGGTGCGGGTGGTGCGGGCGGGCCCCGTGGGGGCGGCCCCGGAGGTGGCGAAAGCACTGGGCGTTCCCGCCGGCGCCTCCGTGGTGGAGGTCAGCCGGATCGTGCAGGTGGAAGGGGTCGCTCTGCTGGCCGACGACAGCTTCCTGCCCCAGGCGGTGGGGGAGCTGGTGTTGATGGCCGGTCCGGGCCGCTCCATCTACGCGACCCTGGACCTCCTGGGCCACCCGCCGGCCGAGGGCGAGCAGACCATCGCCTCGGCCCCGGCCGACGAGCGCGACGCCCGCCGCCTGGGGTTGCGGCCGGGCGAGCCGGTGCTGGTGGCCCGGCGCGTCACCCGGCTGGCTGACGGCACCCCGGTGGAGTACCGGCGCGCCGTTTACCGCGCGGAGCGCTACCAGTACAGGGTGCGGCTGCACCGGGCAGCGGCCCCGGAGCAGGGATCGGCCTGACCGGCGGCGAAAGACGCTCGAGCCAACGCCGGAATCATGCCGGCACGAATCGAGGTCTTTCGGGATTGCGCCGCCAGCACCAGCCGAATGGTTCCGCGTCCGGGAGCGCCACGGGCCGGGATGAGCCCGCCCGCCGCGGCGCCTCGCTCCTGCAGGCCGCCTCGGCCCTGAAGCACCGGGATTTCCGCCTCTTCATGACCGGCCAGCTGGTCTCCCTCACCGGGACCTGGATGCAGGCGGTGGCGCAGGCATGGCTCGTGCTGCAGCTCACGGGCTCTCCCTTCAAGCTGGGGGCGGTCACCGCCGTGCAGACGCTGCCCGTGCTGGTGCTCTCCCTCTTCGCGGGGGTGGTGGCGGACCGGCTCCCCCGCCGTTCGGTGCTCCTGGCCACCCAGACCAGCATGATGCTCTTCGCGCTGGCCCTCTCGGCTCTGACCTGGACCGGCGTGGTTCAGTACTGGCACGTGGTGGCGCTGGCCCTGGGGCTGGGGCTCGCCAACACCTTCGACATGCCCGCCCGCCAGGCGTTCATGGTGGAGCTGGTGGCGCCCGAGGACATGGTGAACGCCATCGCCATCAACTCGTCGGTCTTCAACGTGACCCGCCTGGTGGGACCGGCGGTCGCGGGGCTGATCACGGGCCTGTGGGGACCCGCACCCGCCTTCCTGCTCAACGGGCTCACCTTCCTGGCCGTCATCGCCAGCCTGATCCTGATCCCGCCGCGGCCCCGGCAGCATGCGGTGGGGGTCCAGCGGGGGCTCCTCTCCCACGTGCGCGAGGGACTGCAGTACGTCCGGCGCACCCCCCGGGTGGCCCGGGCCATCCTCCTCCTGGGCGCCCTCTCCACCTTCACCATGAACGTCAACGTCCTGGTGCCGGTCTTCGCCCGGGACGCGCTGGCCCAGGGCGCCACCGGGTACGGCCTCCTCATGTCGGCCATGGGGGTCGGGGCGCTGGTGGGCGCCCTCTACCTGGCGGCCCGCAGCCACGAGGGGGACCCGACGGGGCTCCGGATCGCGGCGGCCTTCGTCCTCTCGGGCGCCCTGGTGCTCTTGGGGCTCACCCGGCAGTACGCCCCGGCCCTGGCGGTGATGATGGCCGTGGGCTGGGGGATGGTCAGCTTCAACGCCAGCACCAACAGCACCCTGCAGATGAACACCCCCGACACCTACCGGGGGCGGGTGATGAGCCTCTACAGCCTCATGCTGGTGGGCGTGGCTCCCATCGGCAGCCTCCTCACCGGGGCCGCGCTGGACGCCTGGGGTCCGGCGGCCACCGCGCTCCTGGCCGGCGGGGCGGGGTTCCTCTTCGCCGTGATCCTCCAGCCCTGGCGCGACCTGCGCCGCTCTCCTGAAGCGGCCTGAGGTCTCCGTGGACGGGCGGACGCAAGCCGTCTGAAGCGCACGCCCGGGCCACGCTCCCCTTGCACCTGCGGCTTCACCCTCATCCTTTCGGTCCCGGCGGTCGATACCGCGCGGGGGGAGCTTCTCGGTGCGCGCGGTGCGCCGCCGGCGGGGCCTTCCGACCACGGTACCCGGCACCGCCCGGGTGAGGAGGGAAACGAGGTGCACTGGTTCCGACGACCCAGGGAGCGGGCCCCTCGCGTCGCCGCGCCGGCGGGGCGGAGGAGGCGCCGTGGCGTCTGGCGGCGGACAGGGTGGCTGAACCCCTGGCGCCTGGTGGAGAACCGCTCCACCCTCTTCAAGATCGTCCTCCTCGTGGTGCTGGTCTCCGCCGCCACCGCCTACGTGGGGTGGACGGGCTACACCGGGCTGCAGGCCACCAGCACCACGGTGACCGGGCTCATCGACAGGCGGATTCCGCTCCTGGAGAGCCTGGGTGCGGCGCAGAGCAGCGTGTGGGAGGCGGCGGCCGCCGCGTACCGGACCGTGCTGGGAAGTGCGGACGAGGCCCGGGGCATGACCGAGACGGCCCAGTTCCGGGGCCGCGTCGCCACCGCGGCGGCACGCCTCGGCCAGCTTCGCCCTCAGATGGCCCCGGAGGATCAGGCGATCCTCCAGGAGGTTCTGGATCACCTGCAGCAGTGGGCGGATGGCACGGAGGAGCTGGGGCGGCAGGTCTCCGCGGGGGAGCTGGAGGCGGCCGCGGCGCTCTCCCGGGTGGACGGGCTCCAGCGGGAGCACCTGGACCATGCCAACCGCATGCTCTCCCAGCTTTCCATCGTGATCAAGACCGACATGCACATCGCCAGGCAGGAGACCCTGGACCTCTTCCAGCGCGCCAGCGCCTCCATGGTGATCACCATGGGTGCCGCCACCCTGCTGAGCCTGGTGCTGGGCGTGCTGCTGGCCCTCTCCCTCAGCCGGCCGCTGCGCCGGTTGTCGGAGTTCGTGGGGAGCGTGGCCCAGGGAGACTTCTCGGGAAGGGCCGAGGGCCTCGAGCAGCGGGACGAGGTGGGGCGGCTGGCCGCGGGGCTGAACACCGCCGTCCGCCAGGTGCGGGCCATGCTCCACCAGGTCCGCCAGGCGGCCAGGGCGGTGAACGCCTCGGGGAACGCGCTCACCCAAGCCTCCGCCAGCGTGACCGACGGCATCCGGCAGGTGAGCCGCACCGTTCAGGAGCTGGCCCGAGGGGCGGACGAGCAGTCCCGGAAGCTGGCAGGCGCCCAGGAGGTCCTGCAGGGCCAGGTGGGCCGCCTGCAAGGGGCGGCGCAGGCCGCGGAAGCCATCGCCCGTGAAGCTGCGGCCCTCTCACGGGAGGCCGAGGCGGGTGAAAGCTCCGTAGGCCAGGTGCACCAGGGCCTGGCGCGCATCCGCGAGGCGGTGGGCCGCTCGGGCGAGGCAAACCAGCGGCTCACCCAGGGGACCCTCCGCATCAGCGAGGCGGTGGACCTGATCCACACCATCGCCGACCAGACCAACCTGCTGGCCCTGAACGCCTCCATCGAGGCCGCTCGGGCCGGCGAGCACGGCCGGGGGTTCGCGGTGGTGGCCGCCGAGATCCGCAAGCTGGCCGAGCAGGCGGCGGGGGCCGCAGAAGAGATCCGGCGCCTGATGGACCAGGTCCGAACCGAAGCCTCGGGCGTGGAGGCGAGCGTGGGGAGCCTCACTCAGGAGGTGGACGAGGGCGTTCCCGTGATCCGCTTGTCGGCCGAGAGCTTCCGGCAGATCGCCGCGGCGGTGAAGGGCCTCAGCGGGCGGGTCGTGGAGCTGGCGCGCACCCTCGACCGGGTGGTGGAAGGGAACCGCCCCGTGGAGGCCGCGGTGGAGGAGGTCGTCTCCATCTCGCAGGAGACGGCGGCCGGCGCCCAGGAGGTGGCGGCGAGCACCCAGGAGCAGGACGCCTCCATGCAGGAGATCGCCGCTGCCGTGCGTCAACTGGCCGGGCTGGCCGGTGAGCTGGAGGAGGGGTTGGCCCGCTTCCGGCTGGCCGCCGAGTCGGAACCCGGGGCCGGGGGCGGCGGGAGCGACGCTCCCGCTGAATCGACGGCCTTTCCGGCCTGACCGCGGGCCCTCCCCAGCCTGACCGTGGGCGTCCCTCTCCCGGGGGCAGCTCTCGTGGTTTTCCATCACCATGACGGCCGGCCGGACCAGCCTGGACGCCAGAGCGAGGCCCCCCGGCCGCCCGGTGGCCTCCACCACCACGTCGCAACGGGCGGAGAGCGCCCCGACCACCGTCACCCGGTCCGTGGGGCGCACGTGCACTTGGTCCACAACCTCCAGGGCTGCGGCCAGGGGCTCGCTGAAGACCGCCTGGCGGTCCGGAACGCCCTCGGGCACCGGGTGGAGGTTGGCTTCGGGGAGCACGCAGTACTCGGCGAAGGCGCCGTCCCAGTCCCTGATCCCCAGGACCCTCACGTTGCGGCAGTGCCTTCAACGCCTCACCCGGGCCCGGCTCCGGGATCGGACGCTCCACGAGCCGGACCTGGCCCGCCTGGACCGCCAGTGCCTGCATGACCCCAGCTCCCTGCCAGCGCGATGGTTAAACCGGAGAGACGCCTTCACGGGTGCCAGGGCAACTCCTTCCCCGCCGGCGCCCTTACGACCCTTTCCGGCGACGGGGCCGTCGGACCGGCAGGGTTTCGTTGAGATACAGAATTCCTGTCAAATTGGGACGACCCCCTCAAGCCCGTGGCAAGGCTGTCGATAACCAATCGTAGCACGGAGAAGTTCCCGGGCACGGGCGTGCCCGTGGGAGGAGTGTCCGTGGAGCGCTTGGCTGACCGCATGGGCCGGTGGCTCGCCTCCGAGTTCGACTGGACGCCCGAGCAGCAAGAGGTCGCAACCTTCTCTCTGGTCCTCGTCGTCTCCACGTCGTTCACTCTGCTTCTTATCCTTCTCTTGTCCTGGGCTGCAGGTGTCCTGGCGGAAGCGCTCATCATGGCCGGAACGTCGGCTCTGCTGAGGATGTTCGGCGGAGGAGCGCATCTCTCGGGTGGATGGCGATGCGGCTGGGCTAGCGCACTCGCGGTGACAGGTATGGCCCTTGTCGCGCATGGCGTCGGACCTGTCGTGGGATCGACCTTGGGGATGGCGACGCCTTGGGTGCTCCCAGTGACCGGGCTGGCCGTCGCGGTCGTCATGGCCCGACTGGCACCCGTTCCAGCGCCCGAGAAACCCATACGATCTGAACGGCGCCGCCGAAGCCTGCGCGCGCTGGCCATAGCAGTGAGCGTGACGTGGGGCGGGGCGTGGGCCGTGATCCTGAGCCTCCGGGAAGTTCAGCCTGCCCTCTGGCTCGCCTCGGCCTTCGGACTGTTCCAGGAGACGCTCTCGGTAACCCCTTCGGGAGGACGCGCCGCTCGTTGGCTTGACCGGACGATAGCACAGGTTTTCATGAAAGGAGGTGAGACGGCGTGAAGAGAATGCTTGGACCGATGATCCTGGCCCTTCTTGGGTTCTTGGCCGCCACGAACGTAACATACGCGTGCGCCTGGTTCTGGTACCAGCCAAAGCCGCCGAAGGCTTTGATGGCGACTAAGTAGGGAGCGAAGGCTGACATGGCGGTCAGCGGCGGCGCGTCATCATCGAAGGGCCTTCGGGAGTGCTCCGAATGGCCCGCTGGGTTCTGATCTACCTGCTCGGCTTTCTGCCACAGACGTTTCTCCTTCTCTACGCTGCGCTCGGGCTCGTGGGCGCACGCGCTGGCTCACGGCGCCTCGCAGTCCCGGCTGCGACACTGGGGCTGGTTGCGCTCATGCTGCGCCCCACCTTGTCCCAAGGTTGGTATATTCCGGTTTCCATGGCGATCCTCGTGGCAAGTCTCATGCTTTTCAGACTGGCGTCTACCTTGGAGGCCGTCGCGGCGGCAGCCATCGGTTTCATCCTCATAGCTGCAGGTGACCTCTTTGTCATGGCTCCCACCTTCTACCTCCTTGGTTTCAGCTACGATCAAGTAGTGGAATCCCCTCGGCTGTACGTCGTCTTTGGCTCCCTGGAGGGAACGTTCCTCGCAGTTGCTGCCCTTCTGGTGCGGGTGAAGGCGGTTACTGTCGTATCGATCTCGCGTTGGGAGAAGGTTCTAGCTCAAAGGAGGGCAGGCAAGTGAGGAGGTCCTCACAAGAGGCTGCCGTTTCGCTTTCGGTATGGATTGTGATTATCATCCTTGCATTGGTTGCCGTGCTGACCTCGGGTCTCGCTGCCCTGCTTCCGCTCCTCATCAAACGTGAGGCGAGTGCGGGCGTGGACTTCGTCAGCGCCGTGTTCCCGACCATGGTCGCGGTCTTGGTGGCGTTTCTGGCGCTGTGGGCAAGCCGCCTGCTCATGGAGGAGGCGAAAC comes from the Limnochorda pilosa genome and includes:
- a CDS encoding DUF1634 domain-containing protein, translating into MNEARSHVNPLRPRELDPVLEGGGVPAGSEGQPEPANRGGAEAGTDDLAAMETWISRLLQLGVLASAAVIALGVILWAATGETGYAPGTYPLGFGSILAGVLAGRPLAVIQVGLVLLVLTPIFRVGAAVLLFHRQGDRAYTLITLAVFLMLAATFLAGGGGG
- a CDS encoding methyl-accepting chemotaxis protein; this encodes MHWFRRPRERAPRVAAPAGRRRRRGVWRRTGWLNPWRLVENRSTLFKIVLLVVLVSAATAYVGWTGYTGLQATSTTVTGLIDRRIPLLESLGAAQSSVWEAAAAAYRTVLGSADEARGMTETAQFRGRVATAAARLGQLRPQMAPEDQAILQEVLDHLQQWADGTEELGRQVSAGELEAAAALSRVDGLQREHLDHANRMLSQLSIVIKTDMHIARQETLDLFQRASASMVITMGAATLLSLVLGVLLALSLSRPLRRLSEFVGSVAQGDFSGRAEGLEQRDEVGRLAAGLNTAVRQVRAMLHQVRQAARAVNASGNALTQASASVTDGIRQVSRTVQELARGADEQSRKLAGAQEVLQGQVGRLQGAAQAAEAIAREAAALSREAEAGESSVGQVHQGLARIREAVGRSGEANQRLTQGTLRISEAVDLIHTIADQTNLLALNASIEAARAGEHGRGFAVVAAEIRKLAEQAAGAAEEIRRLMDQVRTEASGVEASVGSLTQEVDEGVPVIRLSAESFRQIAAAVKGLSGRVVELARTLDRVVEGNRPVEAAVEEVVSISQETAAGAQEVAASTQEQDASMQEIAAAVRQLAGLAGELEEGLARFRLAAESEPGAGGGGSDAPAESTAFPA
- a CDS encoding accessory gene regulator ArgB-like protein; protein product: MERLADRMGRWLASEFDWTPEQQEVATFSLVLVVSTSFTLLLILLLSWAAGVLAEALIMAGTSALLRMFGGGAHLSGGWRCGWASALAVTGMALVAHGVGPVVGSTLGMATPWVLPVTGLAVAVVMARLAPVPAPEKPIRSERRRRSLRALAIAVSVTWGGAWAVILSLREVQPALWLASAFGLFQETLSVTPSGGRAARWLDRTIAQVFMKGGETA
- a CDS encoding cyclic lactone autoinducer peptide; protein product: MILALLGFLAATNVTYACAWFWYQPKPPKALMATK
- a CDS encoding MFS transporter; protein product: MRRQHQPNGSASGSATGRDEPARRGASLLQAASALKHRDFRLFMTGQLVSLTGTWMQAVAQAWLVLQLTGSPFKLGAVTAVQTLPVLVLSLFAGVVADRLPRRSVLLATQTSMMLFALALSALTWTGVVQYWHVVALALGLGLANTFDMPARQAFMVELVAPEDMVNAIAINSSVFNVTRLVGPAVAGLITGLWGPAPAFLLNGLTFLAVIASLILIPPRPRQHAVGVQRGLLSHVREGLQYVRRTPRVARAILLLGALSTFTMNVNVLVPVFARDALAQGATGYGLLMSAMGVGALVGALYLAARSHEGDPTGLRIAAAFVLSGALVLLGLTRQYAPALAVMMAVGWGMVSFNASTNSTLQMNTPDTYRGRVMSLYSLMLVGVAPIGSLLTGAALDAWGPAATALLAGGAGFLFAVILQPWRDLRRSPEAA
- a CDS encoding GntR family transcriptional regulator, which encodes MTSPGGRGRSAATPGSRRGEARLPEGTLLARGGAVPLHHQLRLALQRLIEEGVWKPNERLPGERALTQRFGLSRATVRQALQEMTAAGLLVKRHGSGTYVAPRRLEETLAVLKGFAEELVDQGLAPRVRVVRAGPVGAAPEVAKALGVPAGASVVEVSRIVQVEGVALLADDSFLPQAVGELVLMAGPGRSIYATLDLLGHPPAEGEQTIASAPADERDARRLGLRPGEPVLVARRVTRLADGTPVEYRRAVYRAERYQYRVRLHRAAAPEQGSA